A region of Rattus rattus isolate New Zealand chromosome 7, Rrattus_CSIRO_v1, whole genome shotgun sequence DNA encodes the following proteins:
- the LOC116906184 gene encoding DNA polymerase alpha catalytic subunit-like, which produces MDACYMLKDFDAYERDGTEVALQSFSVFARGDDLCRGLVSKGQAGACLFGQHMGIQGANVSFGYYLTEFKVKNEVNKLYKLLEIDIDGVFKSLLLLKKKKYAALVVEPTSDGNYITKQELKGLDIVRRDWCDLAKDTGNFVIGQILSDQSRDTIVENIQKRLIEIGENVLNGSVPVSQFEINKALTKDPQDYPDKKSLPHVHVALWINSQGGRKVKAGDTVSYVICQDGSNLPATQRAYAPEQLQKQDNLAIDTQYYLAQQIHPVVARICEPIDGIDAVLIALWLGLDSTQFRVHQYHKDEENDALLGGPAQLTDEEKYKDCENSNAFVLHVELKIFMIMSLKAQEWIWSPA; this is translated from the exons TGGCCTTgcaaagcttttcagtttttgcTAGAGGTGATGATTTGTGCCGTGGCCTTGTCAGCAAAGGACAAGCAGGTGCTTGTTTATTCGGCCAGCACATGGGTATTCAAGGTGCCAATGTCAGTTTTGGATATTACTTAACAGAGTTCAAG GTAAAAAATGAAGTGAATAAATTGTACAAACTGCTTGAAATAGACATTGATGGTGTTTTCAAGTCTCTGCTAttgctgaagaaaaagaaatatgctgCTCTAGTTGTCGAACCAACATCCGATGGGAATTACATCACCAAGCAGGAACTGAAAGGATTGGATATAGTTAGAAGGGACTGGTGTGATCTTGCCAAGGACACTGGAAA cTTTGTCATTGGCCAGATTCTTTCTGATCAAAGCCGGGACACCATTGTGGAAAACATTCAGAAGAGGTTAATAGAAATTGGAGAAAATGTGCTAAACGGCAGTGTCCCAGTGAGCCAGTTTGAAATTAACAAG GCATTGACAAAGGATCCCCAGGATTACCCTGATAAAAAAAGTCTACCTCATGTACATGTTGCACTGTGGATAAATTctcaaggaggcaggaaggtgaaAGCTGGCGATACAGTGTCATATGTTATCTGTCAG GATGGGTCAAACCTCCCTGCAACTCAGAGGGCCTATGCACCCGAGCAATTGCAGAAACAGGACAATTTAGCCATCGACACCCAGTACTACTTGGCCCAGCAGATCCACCCTGTTGTGGCTCGAATCTGTGAGCCAATAGATGGAATTGATGCTGTACTCATTGCATTATGGCTAG GACTTGACTCCACTCAATTTAGAGTTCATCAGTATCACAAAGATGAAGAGAATGATGCTCTCCTTGGTGGTCCAGCACAGCTAACTGATGAAGAGAAATACAAGGATTGTGAAAATTCAAATGCCTTTGTCCTTCATgtggaactgaaaatatttatgataatGTCTTTGAAGGCTCA GGAATGGATATGGAGCCCAGCTTGA